Proteins from a single region of Catenulispora acidiphila DSM 44928:
- a CDS encoding CaiB/BaiF CoA transferase family protein — MNGESAALPGLLVADFSRVLAGPYATMLLADLGADVVKVERPSSGDDTRAWGPPFAPDGSATYFQGVNRNKRSVALDLRSPRDAALARELIRRADVVVENFLPGTMERLGLGYEQMREANPGLVYCSITGFGDGAGAALPGYDLLAQAVGGLMSVTGEPGQPTKAGVALVDVITGMHAAFGILAALRHRDATGEGQRVSVSLLTSLLSGLVNHASAYLVAGVVPQAMGNRHPSIAPYEVFDAADRPLVIAAGNDRQFHSLCTALGAPELADDPRFATNTSRVAHREALIEELNRRLATKPAEEWFTALNEAGVPCGPINDVGDAFALAERLGLNAAVDVGGTRQTAHPVRFSTTPAAYFAPPPALDADGSAIREWLAQPSTLP, encoded by the coding sequence ATGAACGGCGAGAGCGCAGCCCTGCCCGGTCTCCTGGTCGCGGACTTCAGCCGGGTCCTGGCCGGTCCCTACGCGACCATGCTCCTGGCCGATCTGGGCGCGGACGTGGTGAAGGTGGAGCGTCCGAGCAGCGGCGACGACACCCGCGCCTGGGGACCGCCGTTCGCCCCGGACGGGTCGGCGACGTACTTCCAGGGCGTGAACCGCAACAAGCGCTCGGTGGCGCTGGACCTGCGCTCGCCGCGGGACGCGGCGCTGGCCAGGGAGCTGATACGGCGCGCGGACGTGGTCGTGGAGAACTTTCTGCCCGGGACGATGGAGCGGCTGGGCCTGGGATACGAGCAGATGCGGGAGGCGAACCCGGGTCTGGTCTACTGCTCGATCACCGGGTTCGGCGACGGCGCGGGCGCCGCGCTCCCCGGGTACGACCTGCTGGCGCAGGCGGTCGGCGGGCTGATGAGCGTCACCGGCGAGCCGGGGCAGCCGACGAAGGCCGGCGTCGCGCTGGTGGACGTGATCACCGGGATGCACGCGGCGTTCGGGATCCTGGCGGCGCTCCGGCACCGGGACGCGACCGGCGAGGGGCAGCGGGTGTCGGTGTCGCTGTTGACGTCGCTGCTGTCGGGGTTGGTGAACCACGCCTCGGCGTACTTGGTGGCGGGGGTCGTGCCGCAGGCGATGGGGAACCGGCATCCGAGTATCGCGCCGTATGAGGTGTTCGACGCCGCGGACCGACCGCTGGTGATCGCCGCAGGGAACGACCGGCAGTTCCACAGCCTGTGCACAGCGCTCGGCGCTCCGGAACTCGCGGACGATCCGCGATTCGCGACGAACACCTCGCGGGTCGCGCATCGCGAGGCATTGATCGAGGAGCTGAATCGGCGGCTGGCGACCAAGCCGGCCGAGGAGTGGTTCACAGCGCTGAACGAAGCCGGCGTGCCGTGCGGACCGATCAACGATGTCGGTGATGCCTTCGCCCTCGCCGAGCGCTTGGGTCTGAATGCCGCGGTGGACGTCGGAGGTACGCGTCAGACGGCGCATCCGGTGCGGTTCAGTACGACACCCGCCGCCTACTTCGCCCCGCCGCCCGCGCTGGACGCCGACGGCTCTGCTATCCGCGAGTGGCTGGCTCAGCCCTCGACCTTGCCATAG
- a CDS encoding GntR family transcriptional regulator, translating into MAEVSSRPPTAQQFVLAEVRRAITAGELEPGTPIRQEALAERLEVSRVPLREALKTLEGEGLVTYRAHRGYRVVELSMADLREVYRLREILEAEAVRAAVPLLDEAVFARLEAAQTEVELAAGDGAVAAMAAANRRFHFALFEAAAMPRLVRIIGTLWDSTDAYRSLYYAGDENRRHVVAEHRAALAALRAGDAEGAVRWFDRHRAAAVETLAGQIEA; encoded by the coding sequence ATGGCCGAGGTCAGCTCGCGACCGCCGACCGCGCAGCAGTTCGTCCTGGCCGAGGTGCGGCGCGCCATCACCGCCGGCGAGTTGGAGCCCGGCACTCCGATCCGGCAGGAAGCTCTGGCCGAGCGGCTGGAGGTGAGCCGGGTTCCGTTGCGGGAGGCGCTCAAGACGCTCGAGGGCGAGGGCCTGGTCACCTATCGCGCGCACCGCGGGTATCGGGTCGTCGAGTTGTCGATGGCTGATCTGCGCGAGGTGTACCGCCTGCGGGAGATCCTCGAAGCCGAGGCGGTCCGCGCGGCGGTCCCCCTGCTCGACGAGGCGGTCTTCGCGCGCTTGGAGGCGGCGCAGACCGAGGTCGAGCTCGCCGCCGGGGACGGCGCGGTCGCGGCGATGGCGGCGGCGAACCGGCGCTTCCACTTCGCGCTCTTCGAGGCGGCGGCGATGCCGCGCCTGGTGCGCATCATCGGCACGCTCTGGGACAGCACCGACGCCTACCGCTCTCTCTATTACGCGGGCGACGAGAACCGGCGGCACGTCGTCGCCGAGCATCGGGCCGCGTTGGCGGCGCTGCGCGCGGGGGACGCCGAGGGCGCGGTCCGGTGGTTCGACCGGCATCGGGCGGCTGCGGTGGAGACGCTTGCGGGGCAGATCGAGGCGTGA
- a CDS encoding LacI family DNA-binding transcriptional regulator: MTSRLAEVAQKVGVSEATVSRVLNGRPGVSESTRTAVLTALDVLGYERPTQLRGERARLIGLVLPELQNPIFPAVAEVVGGALAQRGFTPVLCTRTAGGLSESDYVTMLLDQHVSGVVFAGGHFAEDEAPHEHYHLLRERGIPVVLFNAAVEHLELPQVSTDDAVAVEQAFAHLASLGHERIGVVLGPEDHVPSQRKLAEYRTQCEKYARPVDDALIEHAMFALEGGQAAATRLLRAGATGIICASDPLALGAIRAVRRAGLRVPRDVSVIGYDDSAFMNCTDPPLTTVRQPIEALGRAAVTLLVNQIEGARVAAEELLFEPELVVRGSTGSVLGRVASIEGDDLDAGDA; the protein is encoded by the coding sequence ATGACGAGCAGACTCGCCGAGGTGGCGCAGAAGGTGGGGGTCAGCGAGGCCACCGTGAGCCGGGTCCTCAACGGCCGGCCGGGGGTGTCGGAGAGCACCCGCACGGCGGTGCTGACCGCTTTGGACGTCCTGGGTTACGAACGGCCCACCCAGCTGCGCGGCGAACGCGCGCGGCTCATCGGCCTGGTGCTGCCGGAGCTCCAGAACCCGATCTTCCCGGCGGTCGCCGAGGTGGTCGGCGGCGCTCTGGCCCAGCGCGGCTTCACCCCGGTGCTGTGCACCCGCACGGCCGGCGGCCTGTCGGAGTCGGACTACGTGACGATGCTGCTGGACCAGCACGTCTCCGGCGTGGTCTTCGCCGGCGGCCACTTCGCCGAGGACGAGGCTCCGCACGAGCACTACCACCTGCTGCGCGAGCGCGGCATCCCGGTGGTCCTGTTCAACGCGGCGGTGGAGCACCTGGAGCTGCCGCAGGTCTCCACCGACGACGCGGTCGCGGTGGAGCAGGCCTTCGCGCACCTGGCCTCGCTCGGCCACGAGCGCATCGGCGTCGTGCTGGGCCCGGAGGACCACGTCCCCTCCCAGCGCAAGCTGGCGGAGTACCGGACGCAGTGCGAGAAGTACGCGCGCCCGGTCGACGACGCGCTGATCGAGCACGCGATGTTCGCCCTCGAGGGCGGCCAGGCGGCCGCCACGCGGCTGCTGCGCGCCGGGGCGACCGGCATCATCTGCGCGAGCGACCCGCTCGCGCTGGGCGCCATACGGGCCGTGCGCCGGGCCGGACTGCGGGTGCCGCGGGACGTCTCGGTCATCGGGTACGACGACTCGGCGTTCATGAACTGCACCGACCCGCCGCTGACCACCGTGCGCCAGCCCATCGAGGCGCTGGGCCGGGCGGCGGTGACGCTGCTGGTGAACCAGATCGAGGGCGCGCGGGTGGCGGCCGAGGAGCTGCTGTTCGAGCCGGAGCTGGTGGTGCGGGGGTCCACGGGCTCTGTCCTGGGCCGGGTCGCCTCCATCGAGGGCGACGATCTGGACGCCGGGGACGCGTAG